Proteins found in one Allorhizobium pseudoryzae genomic segment:
- the dapD gene encoding 2,3,4,5-tetrahydropyridine-2,6-dicarboxylate N-succinyltransferase has product MTSPVSKDFSSLEATIEQAFDNRDSVNIGTKGEIRDAVEEALNLLDAGTLRVASRGADGQWTVHQWLKKAVLLSFRLNDMDVVKGGPGASTWWDKVPSKFEGWGENQFRAAGFRAVPNAVVRRSAYVSKGVVLMPSFVNLGAYVGENTMVDTWATVGSCAQIGANVHLSGGVGIGGVLEPLQAGPTIIEDNCFIGARSEVVEGCIIREGSVLGMGVYIGKSTKIVDRATGDVMYGEVPPYSVVVAGSMPSANATMGNGLPAPHLYCAVIVKRVDEKTRSKTGINELLRD; this is encoded by the coding sequence ATGACCAGCCCCGTGAGCAAGGATTTCTCCTCCCTCGAAGCGACGATCGAACAGGCGTTCGACAATCGCGACAGCGTCAACATCGGCACCAAGGGCGAGATCCGCGATGCCGTCGAGGAAGCGCTGAACCTTCTCGATGCCGGCACGTTGCGCGTTGCCTCGCGGGGGGCAGACGGTCAGTGGACCGTCCACCAGTGGCTGAAGAAGGCGGTTCTCCTGTCCTTCCGCCTGAACGACATGGACGTGGTCAAGGGCGGTCCGGGCGCCTCCACCTGGTGGGACAAAGTGCCCTCCAAGTTCGAAGGTTGGGGCGAGAACCAGTTCCGCGCCGCCGGCTTCCGCGCCGTACCGAATGCTGTCGTGCGCCGCTCGGCCTATGTCTCCAAGGGCGTGGTGCTGATGCCGTCCTTCGTCAACCTCGGCGCCTATGTCGGTGAAAACACGATGGTCGACACCTGGGCGACCGTCGGCTCCTGCGCCCAGATCGGCGCCAATGTGCATCTCTCCGGCGGCGTCGGCATCGGCGGCGTGCTGGAGCCGCTGCAGGCGGGTCCGACGATCATCGAGGACAACTGCTTCATCGGCGCCCGTTCGGAAGTGGTCGAAGGCTGCATCATCCGCGAAGGTTCGGTGCTCGGCATGGGCGTCTATATCGGCAAGTCGACCAAGATCGTCGATCGCGCCACCGGCGACGTGATGTATGGCGAAGTGCCGCCCTATTCCGTCGTGGTTGCCGGATCGATGCCGTCGGCCAACGCCACCATGGGCAATGGCCTGCCGGCCCCGCATCTTTACTGCGCCGTTATCGTCAAGCGCGTCGATGAAAAGACCCGTTCGAAGACCGGCATCAACGAGCTGCTGCGCGACTGA
- the truA gene encoding tRNA pseudouridine(38-40) synthase TruA translates to MPRFKMTVEYDGTPYVGWQRQENGHSVQSAIEKAILSLTTETVSIRAAGRTDSGVHARGQVIHADLSRAWVPYKLRNALNAHLAMAGEGVSILSVEAVGDGFDARFSALRRHYLYRIISRASPLAIEAKRAWWVSKPLDHEAMHAAAQTLIGHHDFTTFRSAHCQANSPMRTLDRLDVTRDGDLIEIRASAQSFLHNQIRSFAGTLKLAGEGRMTPEDVRAALEARDRAACGPVAPPEGLYFMQVDYPEGAGSAGIDAEKLLQHVGEDE, encoded by the coding sequence ATGCCGCGTTTCAAGATGACCGTCGAATATGACGGTACGCCCTATGTCGGCTGGCAGCGGCAGGAGAATGGCCATTCCGTCCAGTCGGCCATCGAAAAAGCCATCCTGTCTCTGACGACCGAAACCGTGTCCATCCGGGCGGCAGGCCGCACGGATTCCGGCGTGCATGCGCGCGGCCAGGTGATCCACGCGGATCTCTCCCGCGCCTGGGTACCCTACAAGCTGCGCAATGCGCTGAATGCGCATCTCGCTATGGCAGGAGAAGGCGTGTCGATTCTCTCCGTCGAGGCGGTCGGCGACGGCTTTGACGCACGCTTTTCCGCGCTGCGCCGCCATTATCTCTACCGTATCATCTCGCGCGCCTCGCCGCTGGCGATCGAAGCGAAACGGGCCTGGTGGGTGTCAAAGCCGCTCGATCACGAGGCCATGCATGCGGCCGCCCAGACGCTGATCGGCCATCATGACTTTACCACCTTCCGCTCGGCGCATTGCCAGGCGAACAGCCCCATGCGCACGCTCGACCGGCTGGATGTGACAAGAGACGGTGACCTGATCGAGATCCGCGCCTCGGCGCAGAGTTTTCTGCACAACCAGATCCGCTCCTTTGCCGGCACGCTGAAGCTCGCCGGCGAAGGCCGCATGACGCCGGAAGATGTGCGAGCCGCTCTTGAGGCAAGGGATCGCGCCGCCTGCGGCCCCGTGGCGCCGCCGGAGGGCCTCTACTTCATGCAGGTCGATTATCCGGAAGGCGCCGGATCAGCCGGGATAGACGCCGAGAAACTGCTCCAGCACGTCGGAGAGGATGAGTGA
- a CDS encoding type II toxin-antitoxin system VapC family toxin, which produces MIVLDTNVFSELKGRKHSDHLLGWLDGFSASEVFLTTITVAEIHFGLALLPEGARKAKLTETYLRLEAEFADRILPFSTGAAHVYGVISARRHSAGHDIETKDAMIAAICLAHGATLATRNTKDFEGLDLRLVNPFEGA; this is translated from the coding sequence ATGATCGTTCTCGACACCAACGTCTTTTCCGAACTGAAAGGTCGAAAACATAGCGATCATCTGTTGGGATGGTTGGATGGCTTCTCGGCATCAGAGGTTTTCCTGACGACGATCACGGTTGCCGAGATCCATTTTGGTCTTGCCCTTCTGCCCGAGGGAGCGCGCAAGGCAAAACTGACGGAAACCTATTTGCGGCTGGAAGCCGAGTTTGCAGACCGGATCCTGCCATTTTCGACGGGGGCCGCTCATGTGTACGGAGTGATTTCCGCGCGCCGACATTCCGCGGGTCATGACATCGAGACGAAGGACGCCATGATCGCCGCCATCTGCCTTGCTCATGGCGCAACCCTTGCCACCCGCAACACAAAAGACTTCGAAGGGCTTGATCTTCGGCTTGTAAACCCGTTTGAAGGCGCCTGA
- a CDS encoding EF-hand domain-containing protein produces the protein MTLNRYVLAALGATFLVGAAAPASFAAPGRPDHGPGRGPERAMMQDMMFVRLLKTADANKDGKISKDEVAAWEETTFAAIDANKDGILTPGEMRNYREARMDEWREKRQAERAENGKGPKGPDMAAGDNPPPPGPDARPGPREMADGERGPGRHHGDRHWGERHGMGPRAMMPGVGLVRMIDTDENGQVSKAEATAAVDKMFTRMDRNKDGFITVDDLPDAPF, from the coding sequence ATGACACTCAACCGCTACGTACTCGCCGCACTTGGCGCCACCTTTCTCGTTGGCGCGGCAGCACCGGCAAGCTTCGCCGCTCCCGGTCGTCCCGACCACGGCCCGGGCCGGGGACCGGAACGCGCGATGATGCAGGACATGATGTTCGTGCGGCTGCTGAAGACGGCGGACGCCAACAAGGACGGCAAGATTTCCAAGGACGAGGTTGCCGCCTGGGAAGAAACCACCTTCGCCGCGATCGATGCCAACAAGGACGGCATTTTGACGCCGGGCGAGATGCGCAACTACCGCGAAGCCCGCATGGACGAATGGCGCGAGAAGCGTCAGGCCGAACGTGCGGAAAACGGCAAGGGTCCGAAGGGCCCGGACATGGCTGCTGGCGACAATCCGCCGCCGCCCGGTCCTGATGCCCGCCCCGGCCCCCGCGAGATGGCCGATGGCGAACGGGGTCCCGGCCGCCATCATGGTGATCGTCACTGGGGCGAGCGCCACGGCATGGGCCCACGCGCCATGATGCCCGGCGTTGGTCTGGTGCGGATGATCGATACGGACGAAAACGGCCAGGTCAGCAAGGCGGAAGCCACCGCTGCGGTCGACAAGATGTTCACCCGCATGGACCGCAACAAGGACGGTTTCATCACCGTGGATGACCTGCCGGACGCTCCGTTCTGA
- a CDS encoding sterol desaturase family protein, with protein MNAFFDGLSVFLMMLAVIYAVTVAIYFVLGFGITWLNNRNPDRRIQKNRRGEKRMREEIRHSLPSILITCLSVTIGLFAQYQGWALTPWAFSWWTAVPLFLLTMVLFDAWFYFAHRALHTKALYKYHALHHKSVAPTAWSNDSIGLVDTALSQGFYAVVVFVVPISPYILLAHRLFDQINGTFGHAGFEYFASKTSRYPSPMLCTTYHDQHHAEFRFNYANYFSFWDRVMGTISPVYDARVEAFEASAPALNLKRPAKPSVETEGEKAAG; from the coding sequence ATGAATGCCTTCTTCGACGGGTTGAGCGTTTTCCTGATGATGCTGGCCGTGATCTACGCGGTCACGGTTGCGATCTACTTCGTGCTCGGCTTTGGCATCACCTGGCTGAACAACCGCAACCCCGACCGGCGTATCCAGAAGAACCGGCGTGGCGAAAAGCGCATGCGCGAGGAAATCCGGCACAGCCTCCCGTCCATCCTCATCACCTGCCTGTCCGTCACCATCGGGCTGTTTGCCCAGTATCAGGGCTGGGCGCTGACCCCCTGGGCCTTTTCCTGGTGGACGGCGGTGCCCCTGTTCCTGTTGACCATGGTTCTGTTCGACGCCTGGTTCTATTTCGCCCACCGCGCCCTGCACACCAAGGCGCTCTACAAATATCACGCGCTGCATCACAAAAGTGTCGCGCCGACCGCCTGGAGCAATGATTCGATCGGGCTGGTCGATACGGCCCTGTCCCAGGGCTTTTATGCGGTGGTCGTCTTCGTCGTGCCGATCTCGCCCTACATCCTTCTGGCGCACCGGCTGTTCGACCAGATCAACGGCACCTTCGGTCACGCGGGCTTTGAATATTTCGCGTCGAAGACGTCACGTTACCCGTCGCCCATGCTGTGCACGACCTATCACGACCAGCACCACGCTGAGTTTCGCTTCAACTACGCCAATTATTTCTCGTTCTGGGATCGGGTGATGGGCACGATTTCGCCCGTCTATGACGCCCGCGTCGAGGCTTTCGAGGCGAGCGCGCCGGCACTCAACCTCAAGCGGCCCGCCAAGCCCTCCGTCGAGACAGAGGGTGAGAAGGCGGCGGGCTGA
- a CDS encoding FitA-like ribbon-helix-helix domain-containing protein: MGDLLIRNIPDAMRQSLDARAERSGRSVSDEVTEILGRELQLAKSAAPEKAGHRLRSILANEATWTEQELAEIDALRHAKDRPSPRFDE, encoded by the coding sequence GTGGGTGACCTTTTGATCCGCAACATTCCCGATGCCATGCGCCAGAGCCTCGACGCACGGGCCGAGCGCTCGGGGCGCAGTGTTTCCGATGAAGTGACGGAAATCCTCGGGCGCGAGCTGCAGTTGGCAAAGTCTGCAGCGCCGGAAAAGGCGGGGCATCGTCTGCGATCTATTCTTGCGAATGAAGCGACCTGGACGGAACAGGAACTTGCTGAAATCGACGCGTTGCGTCACGCGAAAGATCGCCCGTCACCGCGTTTCGACGAATGA
- the fmt gene encoding methionyl-tRNA formyltransferase yields MALRIIFMGTPDFSVPTLKALKEAGHEIVAVYTQPPRPGGRRGLDLQKSPVHQAAELLDIPVLTPLNFKDPEERARFRAHAADVAVVVAYGLLLPVEVLEGTRLGCYNGHASLLPRWRGAAPIQRAIMTGDDKTGMMVMKMEKGLDTGPVALTAEVPIDPETTAGELHDTLMQVGARAMVEAMAKLEADDLRLTVQSEEGVLYAAKIDKGETRIDFSRPAKTVHNHIRGLSPFPGAWFEAEINGKPERIKVLASTLGQGQGAAGTVLDDRLTVACGEGAVRLTRLQKAGGKPLNAEDFLRGTPLAPGTRLA; encoded by the coding sequence ATGGCTCTGCGCATCATCTTCATGGGCACACCCGATTTTTCCGTGCCGACGCTCAAGGCGCTGAAGGAGGCGGGTCATGAGATCGTCGCGGTCTACACCCAGCCGCCGCGTCCCGGTGGCCGTCGCGGCCTGGATCTCCAGAAGTCGCCGGTGCATCAGGCCGCAGAGCTTCTCGACATTCCGGTGCTGACGCCGCTGAATTTCAAGGACCCGGAGGAGCGCGCCCGTTTCCGTGCCCATGCGGCGGATGTGGCGGTGGTGGTGGCCTATGGCCTTCTGCTGCCGGTCGAGGTTCTCGAAGGAACGCGGCTCGGCTGTTACAACGGCCATGCCTCGCTTCTGCCGCGCTGGCGGGGTGCGGCTCCCATCCAGAGGGCGATCATGACCGGCGATGACAAGACCGGCATGATGGTGATGAAAATGGAAAAGGGGCTGGATACCGGCCCCGTGGCGCTGACAGCGGAAGTGCCGATCGACCCTGAGACCACGGCCGGCGAATTGCATGATACGCTGATGCAGGTCGGTGCCCGGGCCATGGTCGAGGCCATGGCGAAACTGGAGGCGGACGACCTTCGGCTCACGGTTCAGTCGGAGGAGGGGGTGCTCTACGCCGCCAAGATCGACAAGGGCGAAACGCGGATCGATTTTTCGCGCCCGGCGAAGACTGTTCACAACCATATCCGCGGCCTGTCGCCGTTTCCGGGCGCCTGGTTCGAAGCCGAGATCAACGGCAAGCCGGAACGCATCAAGGTTCTGGCGAGCACGCTGGGGCAAGGGCAGGGGGCGGCGGGCACGGTGCTCGACGACCGGCTGACGGTTGCCTGCGGTGAGGGCGCCGTGCGGTTGACGCGGCTGCAGAAGGCGGGCGGGAAGCCGCTGAACGCCGAGGATTTTCTGCGCGGCACGCCACTTGCCCCCGGCACGAGGCTCGCCTGA
- a CDS encoding LOG family protein produces MAAGKEEKMRRKGGVFDPLKDSSVDKLRARAIPKTPQSESPSYRLAYTDEDFLCRDELRPVRLQLELLKPEMMLTEMGIKSTVVLFGGARIPEPGTEPWAARNEVQSRNLKEASVYYEEARKFAALCADHSATLDHQEFVVVTGGGPGVMEAGNRGAAEAGAPTIGLNILLPHEQAPNQYVTPALSFNFHYFAIRKMHFLMRARAVVVFPGGFGTLDELFEALTLIQTRRMERIPLILFAEKFWRKIVNFEALADFGTIAPEDMDLINFVETADEAWQVLADFYDIKKARS; encoded by the coding sequence ATGGCAGCAGGCAAAGAGGAGAAGATGCGGCGCAAGGGCGGTGTCTTCGATCCGCTGAAGGACAGCTCCGTCGATAAGCTGCGGGCACGCGCAATCCCCAAGACGCCGCAGTCGGAATCGCCCTCCTATCGGCTCGCCTATACGGACGAGGATTTCCTCTGCCGGGACGAGTTGCGCCCCGTGCGCCTGCAACTGGAACTGCTGAAGCCGGAAATGATGCTGACCGAGATGGGCATCAAATCGACGGTCGTCCTGTTCGGTGGCGCGCGCATTCCCGAACCCGGCACCGAACCCTGGGCGGCCCGTAACGAGGTGCAGAGCCGCAATTTGAAGGAAGCGTCCGTCTATTACGAGGAGGCCCGCAAGTTTGCCGCCCTCTGTGCCGACCATTCGGCAACGCTTGACCATCAGGAATTCGTCGTCGTCACCGGCGGTGGACCGGGCGTGATGGAGGCCGGCAATCGGGGCGCGGCAGAAGCCGGTGCTCCGACTATTGGCCTCAACATCCTGCTGCCGCATGAACAGGCGCCGAACCAGTATGTCACGCCGGCGCTCAGCTTCAATTTCCACTACTTCGCCATCCGCAAGATGCACTTCCTCATGCGGGCGCGGGCGGTGGTGGTGTTCCCCGGTGGCTTCGGCACGTTGGACGAGCTTTTCGAGGCGCTGACGCTGATCCAGACCCGGCGCATGGAGCGCATTCCGCTGATCCTGTTTGCCGAAAAATTCTGGCGCAAGATCGTCAACTTCGAAGCGCTGGCGGACTTCGGCACGATTGCGCCGGAAGACATGGATCTGATCAATTTCGTCGAAACGGCGGACGAGGCCTGGCAGGTTCTGGCAGACTTCTACGACATCAAAAAAGCCCGTTCCTGA
- the def gene encoding peptide deformylase has protein sequence MTIKPLIILPDPLLRQVSKPIEQIDADVLKLADDMLETMYDAPGIGLAGIQIGVARRILVVDVSREGEEKQPLVVINPQILTSSDERSVYEEGCLSIPDYYAEVERPAAVTMEYVGRDGKQHRMEADGLLATCLQHEIDHLNGVLFIDHISRLKREMVIKKFTKAAKTKAI, from the coding sequence ATGACGATCAAGCCGCTTATCATTCTTCCCGATCCCCTGCTGCGTCAGGTGTCGAAGCCGATCGAGCAGATCGATGCCGACGTGCTGAAGCTTGCCGACGACATGCTGGAAACCATGTATGACGCACCCGGCATCGGGCTCGCCGGCATCCAGATCGGCGTGGCGCGCCGTATCCTTGTGGTCGATGTCTCCCGCGAAGGCGAAGAGAAACAGCCGCTGGTGGTGATCAATCCGCAGATCCTCACCTCCTCGGATGAGCGCTCGGTCTATGAGGAAGGCTGCCTGTCGATCCCGGACTATTACGCCGAGGTGGAGCGCCCGGCTGCCGTGACGATGGAATATGTCGGTCGCGACGGCAAGCAGCACCGGATGGAGGCCGATGGCCTTCTCGCCACCTGTCTGCAGCACGAGATCGATCACCTGAACGGCGTGCTGTTCATCGATCACATCTCGCGGCTGAAGCGCGAGATGGTGATCAAGAAGTTCACCAAGGCGGCCAAGACAAAGGCCATCTGA
- the dapE gene encoding succinyl-diaminopimelate desuccinylase has product MSVTDPVENLRALIRCPSVTPAEGGALSVLQATLTPLGFAVERVTAQDEGTPDIENLYARLGLSGPHLMFAGHTDVVPVGDETAWTHAPFAAEIDGGEMFGRGAVDMKGGIACFVAAVARHVEKHGAPKGCISFLITGDEEGPAINGTVKLLEWAAEKGERWDAALVGEPTNPEQLGDMIKIGRRGSISGFVTIHGVQGHVAYPHLADNPLRAATAMAQALMVPPLDAGTENFPPTNLEVTNIDTGNTATNVIPAKARLAFNVRFNDLWSVESLQAELLRRLDAAAADSDLRPGRDPIRYDITWSERPSHVFLTRNNALISSLSGAVEAVTGRVPSLSATGGTSDARFIKDYCPVVEFGLVGQTMHMVDERVALADLETLTRIYETFLERWFAHAAA; this is encoded by the coding sequence ATGTCCGTCACCGATCCGGTCGAGAATCTTCGCGCCCTCATCCGCTGCCCATCCGTGACACCGGCTGAAGGTGGCGCGCTTTCGGTTCTTCAAGCCACGCTCACGCCGCTCGGCTTTGCCGTCGAGCGGGTGACGGCGCAGGACGAGGGCACGCCGGACATCGAGAACCTCTATGCTCGGCTCGGCCTAAGCGGGCCGCACCTGATGTTTGCCGGGCACACGGACGTCGTTCCCGTCGGGGATGAAACGGCCTGGACCCATGCGCCTTTCGCTGCCGAGATTGACGGCGGGGAGATGTTCGGCCGCGGCGCCGTCGATATGAAGGGCGGCATTGCCTGCTTTGTCGCGGCGGTTGCCCGCCATGTCGAAAAGCACGGCGCGCCAAAAGGCTGCATCTCCTTCCTGATCACCGGCGACGAGGAAGGTCCGGCGATCAACGGTACCGTGAAGCTGCTGGAATGGGCCGCCGAGAAGGGCGAGCGCTGGGATGCCGCGCTGGTCGGCGAGCCGACCAATCCCGAGCAGCTGGGCGACATGATCAAGATCGGCCGCCGCGGCTCGATCTCCGGTTTCGTTACCATCCACGGTGTGCAGGGGCATGTCGCCTATCCGCATCTCGCCGACAATCCGCTGCGGGCGGCGACGGCCATGGCGCAGGCGCTGATGGTGCCGCCGCTCGATGCGGGCACCGAAAACTTCCCGCCGACCAATCTTGAAGTTACGAACATCGATACGGGCAACACGGCGACGAATGTCATTCCCGCCAAGGCGCGGCTCGCGTTCAACGTCCGCTTCAACGACCTTTGGAGCGTCGAAAGCCTGCAGGCCGAGCTTCTGCGCCGGCTGGACGCCGCGGCCGCTGATTCGGACCTCAGGCCCGGCCGCGATCCGATCCGCTACGACATCACCTGGTCCGAACGGCCGAGCCATGTGTTTTTGACCCGCAACAATGCGCTGATCTCGTCGCTGTCCGGCGCCGTGGAAGCCGTGACCGGGCGGGTGCCGTCTCTATCCGCCACCGGCGGCACATCGGATGCGCGCTTCATCAAGGATTACTGCCCTGTCGTTGAGTTTGGCCTTGTCGGCCAGACCATGCACATGGTGGACGAGCGGGTGGCGCTTGCCGATCTCGAGACCCTGACGCGGATCTACGAGACCTTCCTGGAACGCTGGTTCGCCCATGCAGCTGCCTAG
- a CDS encoding DNA recombination protein RmuC, translated as MQPSSDTLADRLATLLEGTNSLILLAAFVIIVMVALVLRRSATLRREEMENRLDTLLRAQAEMQGRVSAMTEALSSRQAELNRAVNQRLDGMTHRLGSSIAEQTKSTHDNLRKLQERLAVIDAAQNNIQTLAKDVVGLQAILSNKQTRGAFGQGRMEAIVADGLPQGTYSFQTTLSNGLRPDCTITMPNGAPPLVIDAKFPLEAWHAFRDAAHPDQRKLAGQQFRRDLETHIKDIAEKYLITGETQETAFLFVPSESIFAEIHEHFEGVIQKAQRLRIVIVSPSLLMLSIQVLQALLKDQRMREQAHLIQSEVALLMDDLSRLDDRTRKLQGHFLMAQKDIEQILTSSDKLSRRGARIGALELEQMAAEPPVAERSVESRTGLLKLRVVDED; from the coding sequence ATGCAACCCTCATCCGACACCCTCGCCGATCGTCTTGCCACCCTGCTGGAAGGAACGAACAGCCTTATCCTGCTGGCAGCTTTCGTCATCATCGTGATGGTGGCGCTGGTCCTCCGCCGATCCGCCACCCTGCGCCGGGAGGAGATGGAGAACCGCCTCGATACGCTTCTGCGCGCACAGGCGGAAATGCAGGGGCGTGTCTCAGCGATGACGGAAGCGCTCAGCAGCCGGCAGGCGGAACTCAACCGCGCCGTGAATCAGCGGCTCGACGGCATGACCCATAGGCTCGGCTCCAGCATTGCCGAACAGACCAAATCCACGCACGACAACCTGCGCAAGCTGCAGGAACGGCTGGCGGTGATCGATGCGGCGCAAAACAACATCCAGACGCTCGCCAAGGATGTGGTCGGGCTTCAGGCGATCCTCTCCAACAAGCAGACCCGCGGCGCCTTCGGCCAGGGACGGATGGAGGCAATCGTTGCCGATGGCCTGCCGCAAGGCACCTACAGTTTTCAGACCACGCTATCGAACGGGCTCAGGCCGGACTGCACCATCACCATGCCGAACGGCGCGCCGCCTCTGGTGATCGACGCGAAATTTCCGCTGGAGGCTTGGCACGCCTTCCGCGACGCGGCCCATCCAGACCAGCGCAAGCTGGCCGGCCAGCAGTTCCGCCGCGATCTCGAGACCCATATCAAGGACATCGCCGAGAAGTATCTGATTACAGGAGAGACACAGGAGACCGCCTTCCTGTTCGTGCCCTCGGAATCGATCTTCGCCGAGATCCACGAGCATTTCGAGGGCGTCATCCAGAAGGCACAGCGGTTGCGCATCGTCATCGTCTCGCCGTCGCTGCTGATGCTGTCGATCCAGGTGCTGCAGGCACTGCTGAAGGACCAGCGCATGCGCGAGCAGGCGCATCTCATTCAGAGCGAGGTGGCATTGCTGATGGATGATCTCTCGCGGTTGGATGACCGCACCCGCAAGCTGCAGGGGCACTTCCTGATGGCGCAGAAGGATATCGAGCAGATCCTCACCTCCTCCGACAAACTGTCGCGCCGCGGCGCCCGTATCGGCGCGCTGGAACTGGAACAGATGGCAGCGGAGCCACCGGTTGCCGAACGCAGCGTCGAGAGCCGCACGGGCCTTCTCAAGCTGAGGGTGGTTGACGAGGATTGA
- a CDS encoding pyrimidine 5'-nucleotidase, with protein MPHLTASPDPAAFAHVRDWVFDLDNTLYPHHVNLFSQIDRNMTDFVMDLLQMEREEARALQKRYYHEHGTTLKGLMMHHGISPDAFLEKAHAIDYSALLPHPELGDAIKALPGRKFIFTNGTVAHAQAAARALGILDHFDDIFDIVAAEYVPKPAGETYNKFAHLNRIDAKHAAMFEDLPRNLAVPRSLGMTTVLLVPRNLGDFVIERWEQADDADPNVDYMTDDLTGFLQSLMAG; from the coding sequence ATGCCCCATCTGACAGCCTCTCCCGATCCCGCCGCCTTTGCCCATGTCCGCGACTGGGTTTTCGATCTCGACAACACGCTTTATCCGCATCACGTCAATCTGTTCTCGCAGATCGACCGCAACATGACGGATTTCGTCATGGACCTGCTGCAGATGGAGCGGGAGGAGGCACGCGCGCTGCAGAAGCGCTATTACCACGAGCACGGAACGACGCTGAAAGGCCTGATGATGCATCACGGCATCAGCCCGGATGCCTTCCTCGAAAAGGCGCACGCCATCGATTATTCGGCACTTCTGCCGCATCCGGAGCTCGGGGATGCGATCAAGGCGCTGCCCGGCCGCAAGTTCATCTTCACCAACGGTACGGTGGCGCATGCGCAGGCTGCGGCCCGCGCGCTCGGCATCCTCGACCATTTCGATGACATCTTCGACATCGTTGCCGCGGAGTATGTGCCGAAACCGGCGGGAGAGACCTACAACAAGTTTGCCCATCTCAACCGCATCGATGCCAAGCATGCCGCCATGTTCGAGGATCTGCCGCGCAATCTCGCCGTGCCCCGGTCCCTCGGCATGACGACGGTTCTCCTGGTGCCGCGCAACCTTGGCGATTTTGTCATCGAACGCTGGGAGCAGGCGGACGACGCCGATCCGAACGTCGATTACATGACGGATGACCTGACGGGCTTCCTTCAGAGCCTGATGGCAGGTTGA
- a CDS encoding EamA family transporter, with protein sequence MEAWIPITIAAAFLQNLRSTLQKHLQGQLGTRGASFVRFGYGFPVALLYVFALHQFGGYRLPALNLSFALWAVIGGLAQIYATIMLVHLFTLRNFAVGTAYSKTEPVQAAIFGLLILGEHLTFGATIAIIVGVVGVMCISVARSPLSLGSLVTSMMSRTALIGIASGAVFGISAVAYRSASLSLGGPNAVMQAAVTLACVTGFQTLYMLGWMLATDRSEIGRVVRSWKTSSLVGLAGVVGSAGWFTAMTLQQVAYVRALGQIELVFTFVSSVVLFKEKINRLEVTGCLLIVAGILALLGWT encoded by the coding sequence ATGGAAGCCTGGATCCCGATCACCATTGCCGCTGCCTTTCTGCAGAACCTGCGCTCGACCCTGCAGAAGCATCTGCAGGGACAACTCGGCACGCGGGGCGCAAGCTTCGTGCGCTTCGGCTACGGTTTTCCGGTGGCACTGCTTTACGTCTTTGCCCTGCACCAGTTCGGCGGCTACCGCCTGCCGGCGCTGAACCTTTCTTTTGCGCTCTGGGCGGTGATCGGCGGCCTGGCGCAGATCTATGCCACGATCATGCTCGTGCACCTCTTCACCCTTCGCAATTTCGCCGTCGGCACGGCCTATTCCAAGACCGAACCGGTGCAGGCGGCGATCTTCGGCTTGCTGATTCTCGGCGAGCACCTGACCTTTGGTGCGACGATCGCCATCATCGTCGGCGTGGTCGGCGTGATGTGCATCTCGGTGGCCCGCTCGCCGCTCTCGCTCGGCAGCCTCGTTACCTCCATGATGAGCCGCACGGCGCTGATCGGTATCGCCTCCGGTGCCGTGTTCGGCATTTCGGCTGTTGCCTATCGCAGCGCGTCCCTGTCGCTGGGTGGACCCAATGCGGTGATGCAGGCCGCCGTGACGCTCGCCTGCGTCACCGGCTTCCAGACGCTGTACATGCTGGGCTGGATGCTGGCGACCGACCGCAGCGAGATCGGCCGCGTGGTGCGCTCCTGGAAAACCTCGTCGCTCGTCGGGCTTGCCGGCGTCGTCGGATCGGCCGGCTGGTTCACGGCCATGACCCTGCAGCAAGTGGCCTATGTCAGGGCGCTCGGGCAGATCGAACTGGTCTTCACCTTCGTGTCGTCGGTCGTCCTGTTCAAGGAAAAGATCAACCGCCTGGAGGTGACGGGATGCCTGCTGATCGTCGCCGGCATCCTGGCCTTGCTGGGCTGGACGTGA